One genomic segment of Vulpes vulpes isolate BD-2025 chromosome 2, VulVul3, whole genome shotgun sequence includes these proteins:
- the SEC16A gene encoding protein transport protein Sec16A isoform X15 yields MQPPPQAAPSGVIGPPPAGTPQSMFWSNRPYRRQANNNTPVTPITCPLQPVTDPFAFSRQALQSTSLGSSSKNSLPILQGPAPAAFPQRPGLPVPHTNAGDTPQGPVSQPRADGGLFSSVLTPSAPLESELNRSADGAPSSEPEVQTLPCPQYIPGVGPDGSHGGHPPINLPGPDRPLSTQNPHDGAPVLAPPPFIPQPHQPMPGHWGPGQSSPQPSGQHYWPRPEGPVQNAVPHASSVPHFPAPSNPHHGPGHEQLNPLMPLPGPLASDGSNEAAYLQSGNHSTSNFDPENAFRQNSQAGNTRVSQELRPSPGVNKEQLPDLALINPLTQGNSPESHLHYPPGAGTTRALPEVDSGALSMFFQGGETENEENLSSEKTGSAGQCDFDGFSPSPALGHAPAHMGAGSIYQAFPKGSSSEATQPGGHPQPYFSQSAGAQPDRPTTANAAVTLWGSTANAGTHAASSSQSENVEDLEFIQNQEVLPSEPLSLDPSTLSDQVRYGPLPRPAIPRLGVVGLAGGGGPNLEAPDSAPHPVRSDSVSSSYSSKSHRNSSSAARPQELVGTFIQQEVGKPEDESSGSFFKQIDSSPVGGETNGTTMSQNHHSSLSQPSTPSPPKPTGIFQTSANSSFEPVKSHLVGVKPVEADRANVVGEVRGTAAYQKQRRPTAALPDTSPGNLEQPPDNIETLFTLQACSPPFTVPVEAGPGLVHTTGPPLETVLLAAEKRPLARAQGAVKCESPVTTLWAQNELPDFGGNVLLAPAAPALHVPVKPQPSEVIQPPDEGMSAPQARQPGSGLPLQSGDSIGASENLENPPKMGEEEALPSQVTKDAQDQCGLERAQQEPAPPPPQGPKAACSEPSNPGSPPIQGQPQNSVPPPASPAPADTGQQLPPPRPPRSSSASVVSTSSSQAAVRSDQHWLQPPPPDLASYYYYRPLYDGYQSHYPSPYPPDPGTVSLYYQQDIYGLYEPRYRSYDSAAPAYADSYRYPEPERPSSRASHCSDRPPARQGYPEGYYSSKSGWSSQSDRYADCYSGQYDYGDPGRWERYHYGSRFRDPRTCDRRYWYDAEYDPYRKESYAYGDRTERYDDPWRYDPRFTGSFDDDPEPHRDPYGEDVDRRSVHSERSAQSLRSSFSSHSRQSQVYRNHGVTAASYEAPPPPGSLPGDYAYGAYGSNFGSAQGFPEYGYPAEGGWPATEQAPSRPTSPEKFSVPHVCARFGPGGQLIKVIPNLPSEGQPALVEIHSMETLLQHTPEQEELRSFPGPLGKDDTHKVDVINFAQNKATKCLQNENLIDKESASLLWNFIVLLCRQNGTVVGTDLAELLLQDHKTVWLPGKSPNEANLIDFTNEAVEQVEEEESGEAQLSFLTDSQAASSSALEKETERFRELLLYGRKKDALESAMKNALWGHALLLASKMDSRTHARVMTRFANSLPINDPLQTVYQLMSGRMPAASTCCGDEKWGDWRPHLAMVLSNLSSNVDVESRAMATMGDTLASKGLLDAAHFCYLMAQVGLGVYTKKTTKLVLIGSNHSLPFSKFATNEAIQRTEAYEYAQSLGAQTCSFPNFQVFKFIYSCRLAEMGLATQAFHYCEVIAKSILLQPHKYSPVLISQLAQIASQLRLFDPQLREKPEEESFVEPAWLTQLHRVDKQVKEGATVWSQDGTFPQRCPSTPSSEAGHFDGPALAQPGGPGTSNPLLAPPVPSAEHFGQGVRLLPSAPSTLPASQPAVPARVPLFPVLPPEGPVELGPGCGPQGAALGFPEPSGPDPVAPYLGPGLPPGVPPLQGSEQEARTQDPGVLPPEALGRNSLLELREEGFGGKFANLGPSRMSQDSEVPPGWECASSGALQPPLTSAPEVKRPTQAARKEAKEPKKSSESWFFRWLPGKKRTEAYLPDDKNKSIVWDEKKNRWVDVNEPEEEKKAPPPPPASLPKVPLAGPPGPGGPPRASVNMFSRKAAGARARYVDVLNPGGPQRSEAAPAPAEFFAPLAPLPIPPHLFGPNADAEEAPPAEGAAGGSANPEPVSEPQVFSSAAALPGPELPPAREDSSQGGEAPSDHAPAGGVPGPAVPFYSPAPFAQASATSGGSRMGRTGQRKYPVLS; encoded by the exons ATGCAGCCACCACCCCAGGCAGCCCCATCAGGCGTGATTGGGCCACCTCCAGCTGGGACTCCTCAGAGCATGTTCTGGTCCAACAGACCGTATAGGAGACAGGCAAATAATAACACACCCGTGACTCCAATAACTTGCCCACTGCAGCCGGTGACGGATCCATTTGCTTTTAGTAGACAGGCGCTACAAAGTACATCATTGGGCAGTTCATCCAAAAACAGCCTGCCCATTTTGCAAGGCCCGGCCCCAGCAGCGTTCCCTCAGCGCCCTGGTCTGCCTGTGCCTCACACAAATGCTGGGGATACCCCCCAAGGACCTGTGTCACAGCCCAGAGCAGATGGTGGTCTGTTTTCCAGTGTGTTGACTCCTTCAGCACCATTGGAGTCAGAGTTGAACCGGAGTGCCGATGGTGCTCCCAGCTCAGAACCCGAAGTTCAGACTCTGCCGTGTCCTCAGTACATTCCAGGAGTGGGTCCTGACGGTTCCCACGGGGGGCATCCACCCATAAACCTGCCTGGGCCTGATAGGCCCCTGAGTACGCAGAACCCGCACGATGGTGCTCCAGTGTTAGCACCGCCCCCTTTCATCCCTCAGCCTCATCAGCCGATGCCAGGCCATTGGGGCCCAGGGCAGAGCAGCCCACAACCCTCAGGTCAGCACTACTGGCCCCGCCCAGAAGGACCTGTTCAGAATGCGGTGCCCCATGCCTCCAGTGTTCCTCACTTCCCTGCTCCGTCCAACCCGCACCATGGTCCTGGCCACGAGCAGCTCAACCCACTGATGCCTTTGCCAGGGCCCTTAGCCAGTGATGGAAGCAACGAGGCAGCCTACCTGCAAAGTGGAAACCACTCAACAAGTAACTTTGATCCTGAAAATGCATTCAGGCAAAATTCTCAAGCTGGGAATACTCGGGTGAGCCAGGAGCTCAGGCCAAGTCCAGGAGTGAATAAAGAGCAGTTGCCAGACCTTGCTCTCATTAATCCCCTCACTCAGGGAAATAGCCCAGAAAGCCATTTGCACTATCCCCCGGGGGCTGGGACCACCCGGGCCCTGCCAGAAGTGGACTCGGGAGCTCTCTCTATGTTTTTCCAAGgtggggagacagaaaatgaggaGAACCTCTCATCTGAAAAAACTGGCTCTGCTGGTCAGTGTGACTTCGATGGCTTCTCCCCCAGTCCTGCACTCGGTCATGCTCCTGCCCATATGGGAGCAGGTAGCATTTACCAGGCCTTTCCCAAAGGTTCCAGCAGTGAGGCCACGCAGCCAGGAGGGCATCCACAACCTTATTTTTCTCAGTCTGCAGGTGCCCAGCCTGATAGACCCACCACAGCAAATGCTGCCGTCACCCTGTGGGGCAGCACAGCCAATGCAGGTACGCACGCTGCCAGTAGCTCACAATCTGAGAACGTGGAAGACCTTGAATTCATTCAGAATCAGGAAGTCCTGCCAAGTGAGCCTCTGAGCTTGGACCCTTCCACCCTGAGTGATCAGGTCAGATATGGGCCCCTTCCCAGGCCAGCCATCCCCAGGCTCGGTGTTGTGGGCCTTGCTGGAGGCGGGGGCCCAAATCTCGAGGCACCGGATTCAGCACCGCACCCTGTACGATCTGATAGCGTGTCATCCAGTTACAGCAGTAAGAGCCACAGGAATTCTTCGAGTGCAGCCAGGCCCCAAGAATTGGTAGGTACTTTCATTCAGCAAGAAGTTGGAAAACCTGAAGATGAGTCTTCGGGAagtttttttaagcaaatagaTTCTTCTCCTGTGGGAGGTGAGACAAACGGGACCACCATGAGCCAGAATCACCACAGCAGCCTGTCTCAGCCCTCAACCCCTAGCCCCCCAAAACCCACTGGGATATTTCAGACAAGTGCAAATAGTTCATTTGAACCAGTGAAATCCCACTTAGTTGGAGTAAAACCAGTTGAGGCCGATCGGGCCAATGTGGTGGGTGAGGTGAGAGGAACCGCTGCCTACCAGAAGCAGCGCAGACCCACTGCTGCCCTACCTGACACCTCCCCCGGCAACCTGGAGCAGCCGCCAGACAACATAGAGACCCTGTTCACACTCCAGGCCTGTTCTCCGCCCTTTACTGTACCCGTGGAGGCCGGGCCTGGGCTCGTGCACACCACTGGACCACCCTTGGAAACTGTGCTTCTGGCAGCTGAGAAAAGGCCTTTGGCCAGAGCCCAGGGAGCTGTGAAGTGTGAGAGCCCAGTGACGACGTTGTGGGCGCAGAACGAGCTGCCAGATTTTGGAGGCAACGTCCTTCTAGCCCCAGCTGCTCCTGCATTGCATGTGCCTGTGAAACCACAGCCATCTGAAGTGATTCAGCCTCCAGATGAGGGCATGTCTGCTCCGCAGGCCCGGCAGCCAGGCTCCGGCCTCCCTCTGCAGAGTGGGGACAGCATCGGTGCTTCTGAGAACCTCGAGAATCCTCCCAAGATGGGAGAAGAGGAGGCGCTCCCGTCACAG GTGACAAAAGATGCTCAGGACCAGTGTGGCCTAGAGAGAGCCCAGCAGGAGCCCGCACCGCCTCCCCCACAAGGGCCCAAAGCAGCATGTTCAGAACCTTCAAACCCAGGAAGTCCACCCATACAGGGACAGCCCCAAAACTCGGTCCCACCACCTGCAAGTCCAGCTCCGGCTGACACGGGTCAGCAGTTGCCGCCGCCGCGGCCACCTCGGTCCTCCAGCGCATCTGTTGTGTCCACCAGCTCGAGCCAGGCAGCTGTGCGGTCGGACCAGCACTGGCTGCAGCCGCCACCTCCAGACTTGGcatcttattattattacagaCCCCTGTATGATGGCTACCAGTCCCATTACCCATCGCCCTACCCGCCGGATCCTGGCACGGTCTCCCTCTATTACCAG CAGGACATCTACGGCCTGTATGAGCCCAGGTACAGGTCCTACGATAGCGCGGCGCCTGCTTATGCTGACAGCTACCGCTACCCCGAGCCTGAGCGACCCAGCTCCCGAGCAAGTCACTGCTCAGACCGGCCACCTGCCAG GCAGGGGTACCCCGAAGGTTACTACAGTTCCAAAAGTGGATGGAGCAGTCAAAGTGACCGCTATGCAGATTGTTACTCTGGCCAGTATGATTATGGAG ACCCAGGTCGCTGGGAGCGGTACCACTATGGTTCCAGATTCCGGGATCCCCGCACCTGTGACCGGAGGTATTGGTATGATGCTGAATACGATCCATACAGGAAAGAAAGCTATGCTTATGGCGACAG gaccGAGAGGTATGATGACCCCTGGAGATATGACCCTCGCTTCACTGGCAGTTTTGACGATGACCCCGAGCCCCACAGGGACCCTTATGGGGAAGACGTGGACAGGCGCAGTGTGCACAGCGAGCGCTCGGCCCAGAGCCTGCGCAGCAGCTTCAGCTCCCACTCCCGTCAG AGTCAGGTTTACAGAAATCATGGTGTGACTGCTGCTTCCTACGaggccccgcctccccccggcTCCTTGCCTGGCGATTATGCCTACGGCGCCTATGGCAGCAATTTTGGCAGTGCCCAGGGCTTCCCAGAGTACGGCTACCCTGCTGAAGGTGGCTGGCCTGCCACGGAGCAAG CTCCATCAAGACCAACTTCCCCGGAGAAGTTCTCCGTGCCTCATGTCTGTGCCAGGTTCGGTCCTGGGGGGCAGCTCATTAAAGTGATCCCAAATCTGCCTTCCGAAGGACAGCCTGCGCTGGTTGAGATTCACAGCATGGAG ACCTTGCTGCAGCACACGCCGGAGCAGGAGGAGCTGCGCTCGTTCCCAGGACCGCTTGGCAA AGATGATACCCATAAAGTGGATGTTATTAATTTTGCACAGAATAAAGCTACAAAGTGTTTGCAGAATGAAAATTTAATTGACAAAGAGTCTGCAAGTCTTCTTTGGAATTTTATCGTTCTCTTGTGCAGACAGAATGGG ACTGTGGTGGGAACAGACCTTGCGGAGCTTTTGTTACAAGACCACAAAACCGTGTGGCTTCCTGGGAAGTCACCCAACGAGGCCAACCTGATTGATTTTACTAACGAGGCTGTGGAgcaagtggaggaggaggagtccGGGGAGGCCCAGCTCTCGTTTCTCACTGACAGCCAGGCAGCCAGCAGCAGTGCTCTTGAGAAGGAGACCGAGAGGTTCCGGGAGCTGCTGCTATATGGCCGCAAGAAG gatGCTTTAGAGTCTGCGATGAAGAATGCCTTATGGGGTCATGCTCTGTTACTTGCAAGTAAGATGGATAGCCGGACACACGCCCGCGTCATGACCAG GTTTGCCAACAGTCTTCCCATCAACGACCCTCTGCAGACAGTGTACCAGCTGATGTCAGGGCGGATGCCTGCCGCGTCCACG TGTTGCGGAGATGAGAAGTGGGGAGATTGGAGGCCACATCTTGCTATGGTTTTGTCCAACCTGAGCAGCAATGTGGATGTGGAGTCCAGGGCAATGGCCACCATGGGTGACACTCTGG CTTCAAAAGGTCTCTTAGATGCTGCACACTTTTGCTACCTCATGGCCCAGGTCGGATTGGGAgtttatacaaagaaaaccacaaaactcGTCTTAATTGGATCGAACCACAG TTTGCCGTTTTCAAAGTTTGCAACAAATGAAGCTATTCAGAGGACAGAAGCCTATGAATATGCCCAGTCTCTTGGGGCACAGACCTGCTCCTTCCCCAATTTCCAG GTGTTCAAGTTCATCTACTCATGCCGCCTGGCTGAGATGGGGCTGGCCACACAGGCCTTCCACTACTGCGAGGTGATTGCCAAGAGCATCCTGCTGCAGCCCCACAAGTACTCGCCCGTGCTCATCAGCCAGCTGGCTCAG ATTGCATCCCAGCTGCGGCTCTTTGACCCACAGCTGAGAGAGAAGCCGGAGGAGGAGTCCTTTGTTGAGCCTGCCTGGCTGACCCAGCTGCACCGCGTGGACAAGCAGGTCAAG GAGGGTGCCACAGTGTGGAGTCAGGATGGGACCTTCCCCCAGCGCTGCCCCAGCACACCGAGCTCCGAGGCAGGGCACTTTGATGGCCCAGCGCTCGCCCAGCCAGGGGGCCCGGGCACCAGCAATCCGCTACTGGCGCCGCCCGTGCCCAGCGCTGAGCACTTTGGCCAGGGTGTGCGGCTGCTGCCTTCAG CTCCGTCAACGCTccctgccagccagccagccgtCCCTGCCAGGGTGCCACTGTTCCCGGTGCTGCCACCTGAGGGCCCTGTTGAGCTGGGGCCTGGCTGTGGACCCCAAGGGGCTGCCCTTGGCTTTCCAGAGCCCTCTGGGCCTGACCCTGTGGCTCCGTACCTGGGGCCTGGCCTGCCACCTGGCGTGCCACCTCTGCAGGGAAGTGAGCAGGaggccaggacccaggacccag GGGTGTTGCCACCAGAGGCGCTTGGTAGAAACTCACTTCTGGAGCTGAGAGAAGAGGGTTTTGGTGGAAAATTTGCTAATCTG GGCCCCTCCAGGatgtcccaggactctgaggtcccTCCAGGGTGGGAGTGTGCCAGCTCAGGTGCTCTGCAGCCGCCACTGACGTCCGCTCCCGAAGTGAAGAGACCTACACAAGCAGCCAGGAAAGAGGCCAAGGAGCCTAAGAAG AGTAGTGAATCCTGGTTCTTCCGTTGGCTCCcggggaaaaaaaggacagaagcTTATTTGCCAGACGACAAGAACAAATCG ATCGTCTGGGATGAAAAGAAGAACCGGTGGGTGGATGTAAATGAGCCGGAGGAGGAG AAGAAGGCTCCGCCCCCACCACCAGCCTCGCTCCCCAAGGTTCCGCTTGCTGGGCCCCCTGGTCCTGGAGGGCCCCCGAGGGCCTCTGTGAACATGTTTTCTAGGAAAGCAG CTGGAGCCAGAGCACGCTACGTGGACGTTTTAAACCCAGGGGGCCCTCAGCGGAGCGAGGCAGCTCCTGCTCCTGCAGAGTTTTTTGCTCCTCTTGCCCCGCTCCCGATTCCTCCTCACTTGTTTGGACCAAATGCAG ATGCAGAGGAAGCCCCGCCTGCGGAGGGGGCCGCAGGGGGTTCGGCCAACCCAGAACCTGTCTCAGAGCCCCAG GTGTTTAGCTCGGCGGCAGCACTCCCCGGTCCTGAGCTCCCACCTGCCCGTGAGGACAGCTCCCAAGGAGGAGAG